The Glycine soja cultivar W05 chromosome 15, ASM419377v2, whole genome shotgun sequence region CCTTTGCATGTGAAATCCATGCATCTGATTACCAGATTTGGCAGGGAAGGCTAACATCATGAATCTGTTTCAAATAAGGCTGACATGGTTCTTGTTGTGGTTCTAGTCTGGAAATAGCCTCTCCATTCTTAGGGCTAAGGTTGCATGTATAAGACCTTCCAAGACCCCACAATGGTGGGAGCTTGTGCACTGGGCTGCCTATTGGTTCTGTTAGGCTTGAAGTTTAACAAATTGTTGCCACTTTTTTTGGCTACCACatttgtaaaacattttattttcagttgAAGTCCATGCATGcctatttatgttttctttattaGCTGTTTTGTTGGATGTTTGATCTTCTCCATTTGATTTCTAGTTGAAACtgtggtttttttattttatggtcaCTAAACGCTtgtttttactataagaaattTTATGTTCTAGGTTTGCAAGTTTTTGGAGGTATCAAAGTTATCTTTTTCACCTGAATATGGTCCTAAGCTGAAGGAAGAATATGTGATGGTGAAGCATCTACCCAAAATCCAGAAGGATGATGATTCCAGAAAGTGTTGTTTGTCTGACTGTTTTAGTTGCTGTAATGACAATTGGCAAAAGGTATAGAATCCTGCTTTTGAAGTTGGTTAATATGCTTCACTTATCTTGGTGTTGTTCAATCCTTTTTTGGtaacttttattatattttgttgaaCTTTCTATTAGAACTTTCCTGTCTTTATATGTGCAGGTATGGGCTGTACTGAAACCTGGATTCTTGGCATTGCTGGCAGATCCTTTCGATACACAGCCTCTGGATATCATTGTTTTTGATGTACTGCCTGCCTCAGATGGGAATGGGGATGGTCGATTATCACTGGCGAGTGAGATGAAGGAACGAAATCCTTTACGCCATTCATTCAAGGTGAGATGGGTGCTCTTTTTTCTCCATTGTTGCTTCGTAGTAATGTGCTTTAAAATAACACCAATTCATATGGTCTTTCTGTTGGTTTTATATCATATCTTGATTAAATCCTCAATTTGGTCCTTCAAAATTTTTCAGAACATCAATTCGGTCTTTGAAAGATCAGTGACATCAAATTGATgctcaaattataatatttggtCAATGATATCAATTTGATCCCTGTAATTAGTAACTTTTGGAATTTAAAAGCTTTCTTTTGAGGACCAAATTGATGTAAATAATCTTTTGAAGACCAAATTGATGTTCCAAAATTCTTTCAAGGACCGAATTGAGTTTTATTCTTATGTAATTACTAGCCATTTGTGGTTGTTATTAGATGTATGATGATACTATACAGAGAAAGATGCCTTTTTAAATTGTAACACTTAACTGAGTATTATAGGTGACTTGTGGAATCCGGAGCATCAGAATTAGAGTGAAAAGTAGTAGTAAAGTTAAAGATTGGGTTGCTGCAATCAATGATGCTGGACTCAGGCCTCCTGAAGGCTGGTGTCATCCTCACCGTTATGGTTCATTTGCTCCTCCAAGAGGCCTAGTCGAAGATGGAAGTCAAGCCCAGTGGTTCATTGATGGACGAGCAGCATTTGAGGCCATTGCTTCTTCAATTGAGGCTGCAAAATCAGAGGTTTGTTTTTCCAGTGCCATAACATTCAAGCTCACTCATGACATACATACATGCACAcctatagatagatagatagtgAGCGAGAGAGAATAATGATTATTTTCAAGTTTCTGTTCAATGATTGAGAGATTCATGCAGATATTTATCTGTGGGTGGTGGCTGTGCCCAGAACTGTACCTACGGCGACCTTTCCACACTCATGCTTCGTCAAGGCTTGATAATTTGTTGGAAGCAAAAGCTAAGCAAGGGGTTCAGGTAACCTTTAATATGAGCTCTTACACAACGCTTTGCCATTTTAAGagactcatttttttaattacttttgtttTTGAGTTGTTTAAAGAGATAATTACAACCATTCCAAGGATTTTAGTATGATGATGGCTTTCAGTCATCTTATCTGCATTTGCTTTCTAATGTATTAATGTTGTGTCTTTTACCAGACGACTACTTGTTGTCTGTTCCTGAATTTGTTTTTCATTGCAAAGTGTATTGTGTTTAGTTTGGGGTGTTGCCCAATATGTGACCTGACTTGAACCCTGGTTTGGCTGAAGCAAATGGATGTGGACCTGTAGATATGTTTGTGCATGTGTGTGTGGCATGAGGGTTTGAACATTGAGTGACTGCCCCTTGTAATCTTACAAAGTGAATATTTTGTCTTCACCCTTGGACATTGGCCTAAATTTCACTTTAGGTACAACAAGTTAAATTTTTGGTGTATTTTGCTTCTCCCAGTTTTCTGTATGCACACCttgtttcaacatttttttttcttttctaaacttTGAGTCATTGCAAAGTGCATGAAGCATGGATGCTTCAACAAAGGTTTCAAATCCATTTAAGCTATGTATTGAAACTTGTAAAAAAGTTTGCTGTGTCACAGTGTCCATGCTTTTACTTTGTACCATATGCTTGCCAAAATCCATGGATTTTGCGTAATTAGGTAGGGAGGGATGACGGTTTGTTGGATTCTTTGAATTGCATAGCATAGTACAAACTTTGACATTTGTGAAGATGGATCAACAAAATTCTGTTATTGATCTCCCCTTTCTTGGTTGAAGGTACATACTATATAGAACTGTAGTTTTCCATAAATGTTTTTGATATCATAATGGAGAGTagattaattgaattattttattacttaatagCTGATCAGTACAGTCCTTATGATAATCAAGTAGTTACAAAGGTACTCAGCTGTGATGTATGCCACTGGGACAATGCATGTTCCAATTGCTTTATTTCCATGTAAGTGTCAAGATTTACATGACTTTTTAATGCAGATTTACATGAATTTTTTAATGCAGATTTACATTCTTCTCTACAAAGAGGTGGCTCTTGCTTTGAAAATAAACAGTGTTTATAGCAAGAAAAAGCTTCTTAGCATTCATGAGAATGTGAGGGTATTACGCTATCCTGACCACTTTTCTACTGGTGTTTACCTGTGGTATGCAATTACCCAAAACTTTGCATTTAGTCTTATGGTTTTATAAcaaacttatgttttttttatcaaacattaTCAATTATACTTCACTTTTGTGGTTTCTTATTTGTTTGTGATTATTATACACAGGTCGCATCATGAAAAACTAGTCATTATTGATAATCATATTTGCTTTATTGGTGGACTGGATTTATGCTTTGGTCGTTATGACACATCTGAGCATAAAGTGGGAGATTTCCCTCCTCTAATCTGGCCTGGAAAAGACTATTATAACCCAAGGTAATTTTTgtgaatagaaaataaaatcacaaaGATGCTTTGTAGGAGTTTGTTTGGCCATGCTGTGAAATTGATGAAAGACTGTTATACACACTTCTATTGTTTGGAGAAATAATAGAAGAGTGTATATGTGCCAGTAGTAGCTCAAAATCTGTTGTTAGAGAGTAGTAAGAAAATGTTTGCTtatattatgcatttttttggtttaaaggAGGGGAGGGGAGGGTCTCCTGATTTGGTTTACTAGGGTAGAGGatggaaaataaaatcttaGGACAATTTAGTCTATACACAGTCCAAGACTTATAAATTATTTCCCCTCCGCCCCATATCCCTCTTATATTGGAAGGGAGACACAATTGGGAGGGATGGATTTTGACCCCTCATTTCTCCTCCCCTCCAACCAAGCATTGTTAAGGAGCAAAATCAGAAACCAGAAAGAAAAAGCTTTTTTGAACTAAGTTGTTTCTTTCCAatcttgttttataatttttatttagacatgttttttttataagtaattcTGAAAAATTTATAGTTCTAAAGATTTCAGttattaaaattgaacataTATGTCTCATGGAAAATGTTCCTCTACACCCAAAATCTTATGCTTATCTTTACACCTAGCAATTTTTTGGTCAAAAAGAGAGGAAGAGACAGGAGTTTGATATGATTTTCCCCCCAAAAGTGGTAGTTgtttatatgtatgtgtgtagGTGCTGAAATAATATTGTTGATGTTTCATATAGTGCATTTCCcatttgtattcaaattaaccTCAATGCTTCATTTAATTCACTTTTCAGTTTTATTCTAGCAGAGGCAATATTTGACATGGAAAACACTTAAGAATCCCAAGAACAATCTGATTAGGGATAAAATAGTGTATGTAGACAGTCGACATATGATCTCTATATACATTAGTGTTAGTATTAATTACAATGATTTGATCCTAATTATACAGGTATACAATTCTATATTAGTTCCTAAGATTGGTCCTAACATTTTACACATAGATATGATATGCTACAATAAATATCTATGAAATTCCAAAGAAAACAATTGGCAAGCTTGCACTTTGAATGTGTTAAGATGTCATTcatcattaattaatcataGACAGCTCTTTCCTGCTGAACGTTAgtaatatattcattttcaattttgacaGAGAATCTGAACCTAATTCATGGGAAGATACAATGAAAGATGAATTAGAACGTGAAAAATATCCTCGTATGCCTTGGCATGATGTTCATTGTGCCCTTTGGGGACCACCTTGCCGTGACATTGCTAGGCACTTTGTTCAGCGATGGAATTATGCCAAGGTTAGTCTTATTTTGCAGTtgcattgaagtcttgaagCATTCTGGTCCTATTCCTATATTCCCAAAAtaggaaataatattttttttattaacatcaGAGGAACAAAGCTCCATATGAGCAAGCAATTCCATTACTTATGCCTCAGCATCATATGGTTATTCCACATTACTTGGGAAGAAGCAGAGAGATACAGATTGCAAGTAGGAACATTGACAATCATAGAGTTCTCAAGAGAGAAGATTCATTTTCCTCATCTTCCCAAGACCAAGATATTCCTCTACTTTTGCCTCAGGAGTCTGATGGGTTGGATACTCATGAAGGAGACCAAAAATTGAATGGGGTAATCTCCTTTTCACATCAGCTTGACAAGCCAAGAAGGATCAGCAGTGGTCTTCCATTCTCGTTCCGGAAGGCCAAAATTGTAGCAGTTGGCCCAGATACACCAATGAAGGGCTTTGTAGATGATCTAGATTCTGAGCATGATCGTGAGAAAATGTCTCTTGATAGAGTGGCTCATATTGATTTACAAAGTACAAATCCAGAATGGTGGGAAACACAAGAACGGGGTGACCAAGGAGGTTTTGCTGAAGAATCAGGACAAGTTGGTCCTCTTGCTTCCTGTCGTTGCCAAGTGTGTTGCTCTCATGACCTACTTAAATATAATTGTCATTGACCTGTACGATTTTTTCTGTCATATACCTTTTATATGTTCATCTCATCAAAGGTTCGTTAAAATGTAATAATGCTATTTTTGTCGTTAAATATTAGTTATTGAGAGAAGCCTGATATTTTTTGGTAACCCCTGGCTTtgatccatttttttaaaacataaagacTAAAATCCATGTGAAATTAGTGATATTTTATCTTGCTGGAATTATTAAATTCCACGACAGTGCATTACATtatcttatttcttttgttCTCGTCACTTTTATGCTGCCAATTTTTCAACATAGGTTGTTGTATTTTCTCTCATTAAAATAACCAAATTGATAGGTTATTAGGAGCGTAAGTCAATGGTCTGCTGGAACAAGTCAAACTGAAGAGAGCATCCACAATGCCTATTGCTCTCTTATTGAGAAAGCTGAATACTTCATCTACATTGAGGTATTAAATAAACTTCCTCCGTATATCTCTGTtgaattacaactttttgaagaTTGATGGTTTTGCAGATGATTATACCAAAAGTGGTTTTACattgttataataataaatcCATTTAAAAAGCCTGCTAATAGATTGAAATTAAGTATGAAAGAGCATGGATACTTATTACCTGAGATACCATGTAGTTATTGTCTAAAGTAACTAAAATGATACTTGTCACATCCTTAATCTGTTCTGGACCTTTTTCTGACTGTTCCATTTCATCTCTGGGAGCATATTCCagaatcaattttttatctCGGGTCTTTCTGGAGATGAGATGATACGGAATCGTGTGTTAGAAGCTTTATATCGACGGATTATGCGAGCTTACAATGACAAAAAATCTTTCAGGGTTATAGTTGTCATACCTCTCCTGCCTGGCTTCCAGGTTCcgattaattttattcttttattctgTTTCAACACTGTAAATATTGCTTTTGCATGAATGTTAGACTGATTTCTCAGTTATCTAGGGTGGTCTTGATGATAGCGGTGCAGCATCCGTGAGGGCCATAATGCATTGGCAGTATCGAACCATTTGCCGGGGGCAGAATTCTATCTTGCATAATCTTTATGAACTTCTTGGTTCTAAAATACATGACTACATCTCTTTTTATGGCCTAAGGTCTTACGGTAGACTCTCTAATGGTGGCCCTGTGGCAACCAGCCAGGTATTCTTTCGCATCTGTCTATGGTCATATACAGAGGTAGTTTCAGTCAGCTTAATGATATGCACTTTTTGCAGGTGTATGTTCACAGTAAAATCATGATTGTTGATGATTGTATTACTTTGATTGGATCTGCTAATATTAATGATAGGAGCTTACTTGGCTCCAGAGATTCTGAGGTACAGTTCCATACCCTTTTCTGCTCATATGCTGCACGAGTTTGATTAGGGGTTTAGATTACTACATTCTCTATCTCATTTTATGAATcttcattgaattaattttcaTCAATGCTAATTTTTATGTTACAGAAACAAGTTAGTTGATATTGTTGAATTTAGAGGGGGAGAGGAGAAAGatagaataaaatgttttagAGAGAATTGAGAACGGGACTGCTTTCTTGTTCAAGAGCGTGCTTGTGTACATAAAGAATTAGAGATTATACATAGCATTCATATACGTAGACTCTTAGTAGACTTAGTGGAGACTATTTTCCTTGACTTATATTAATTGAGTGCAACTTCCTGATTACTAATTCCCTCGAACACCAAGTGCATTTTATCATATGATACATGAATGTACTATTTCCTAATCCAACTGATATCTAGTTAGCTTTTCTTGTCTGTATATTTTATTGGAAAATTTTAGACTGCAAATTTAATCCTCGATGTTGATAAACTTTGAATTTCCTTCTTCATATCATCAGTTTGACATAAATGTGATGCTCACAAATTTGAGGGAAcaccttaaaataaaatattaactaatgAAAGAATAATTTCAACTGACAGGTATATCTTATTGCCAACACcctttttctcacttttaaaaTTGTGTATTGAATACATAGATTGGTCTGTTAATTACTATTTGCTGTAgttttttaacttatatttgactttttaaagtaatttattaatGCATAATTACTGTACCCCTTTCTGTTCCTTTTATCATCCCACATATGGATTTCAGATTGGTATAGTTTTAGAAGACAGAGAGTTTATTGGTTCTTATATGGATGGAAAGCCTTGGAAAGCAGGAAAGTTTTCCTTGACCCTCCGATTGTCATTATGGTCTGAACACTTGGGTCTCCCTATAGGAGAGGTTAGTGACTTTTCATTCTTTAGTGAGTAGTTGTTTCATGTGCCTGATTTGTAATggctaatttaatatattttccttAGGTCAATCAAATAATGGACCCAGTTGTTGAATCTACTTACAGGGATATTTGGATGGCAACAGCAAAGgtaattaagaaaatagaatGTTAATATTCATTGCTATTTTGACCTGTTTTTATATGAATAAAtggtgttttaacttttaagggatatattcttataaaattacttttacatGAACATTTTGATTCGTGAAATTCAttcttctaaaattaatttttacataaataattatcttttaaaagtgGCCTTTGCCCTTTTGATTATATCATTGCCCTTCCATCAAGTTTAGGATTGAAGACCAGAGTTGATTGTAGCTGTGATACAGATTTGCCTTTTCAATTTGTATGTGTTTTTTTTGAGGTTTCTTTTcgtttcatttttgttattttggccAAGTAGTAAATTACCTACTTCAACTTTTGGCAAATTGCCCCTGATGTTTTTGCTTTGGCAATTTTCCCACttcaactttacacttttaGTAACTGAAAaccatttctaaaattttaagtcTCATACAACACAGTCTCGTACAACTTCACTTCGAATTTCTTAATGCTAGAAAGTATTTGGTTaggaaaatatgaaataaatacaatgatatgtttggaaaaaaaaataatgtaactacaaagaaaaaattgtatattgTCAAATGTTAAAAGTTTGAATGAGTAAACCACAAAAAATTAAGACTTGAGGTAGCAATTCAGGAAAAATTTAAGGTTAACATTAACATGGGTATTTGCAATTTAACCTTttctaaaacatttttgttattttaggaGGATATCATCTAGTCTTCTAATTTGTATTTTCATAGATTGTATTAGAAAAtgttcaaatatattttctgCCCTCTCAATTACTGATTTATCGGCAAAAGGTATGTGTTCATTAGTGCAAGGCAGTGCAGTGAATCGTTTTGAAAAAGGGGCAGGGAAGATTAGAGAAGTTTCAGGAAACGAATTCCTTGTAAAATATTCATTGTTTAGGAAATACTAATCACTTCACTACTCATTATCATTTGAGTGATTAGttccaaaattgaaaatatttttgcagGGTCACCCCCCGCTTTTGTTGTTCTTCCTAAGGATTAAACTCATGAGCCATAccgtcataccatgaaattatgagAAATGGTAGCTAAATGGATTTTAAGACAAGAAACTCACATTTCAAAGAACCACTTTTGTTCTATGCTATAGCCAGATTAACAATGGAAGCAATATTTATGAAGATTGATGGAGAGGCACTGAAGGAAACAGAAAGATCTACTAATGTTTTGACGTGGGAGAGGTGTATGGTAGGGTGCCAAGAGAAGTCTTATGGAAGGCTCTAGAGAACAAAAGTGTTTGTATGATAGGGTTACAGCTAGTGTTGGGGTCACTTAAAATTGCCTAGATCACATCGAAAGTCTACTTTGTCTTATCTTTTTACCTTAGTTTTGGATGTGCTTGCTAAGCATATCAAAGAGCCAATTCAACAAACATGCTTTCTGCAGATGTATAATGCTAATGGGAAAGTCAAGAGAGGGGAATAAATGTAAACTAGAGTTGTTGAGAAAAGCTTGGGAAGCACATGGTTTTTGATTAAATAGAAGTGGAATGGAGCATTTGAAAAGTAAAAAGGCGCACACTGACAACTAGCTTAGACTTAAAAATTGAGGATCTTACTATTCCAAGTTACTAGTTTGGAGTATTTTGAATGTATTATACAGGCAAATAAAGATATTGAGGGAGTTGTAATTCAAGTTAGGTGAGGTAAAATGGAGAAATGTCAGAGTCCACTGATGTTATTTGTGATAGAAATATCTTGCGAAGAAAATTTTCCCACTGTGAGAATGCTATCTGGCATTAAATGTCGGGTGGTAAAATGTCCTCAAGAGCATAAGCTCAGTGTTGAAGAGATGAGGAGGCTGTTATGGGTTAGTGGCTTGTGGACATACAAGACATGATAGGATTAAGTAATAAAGCATATAGTAAAAATAGAGGAAGCAATTGAAGAAAATATGGTAGACCCTTAAGTTGTTTCTCTGCATGAGTAGACTGATAGAAGCCCTTGTAAGTTGAAGGACTAAGGAGAGTTGGATCAAATGGAGGATAGTCTTCTAAGTTAAAAGTAAAGGGAAATTGAGAAAAATTCTTGTCGAAATCATTAAAAGGACAGACTTAAGATCTAAATTAACTTGCTAATGATTTTCCAACAAATCTAACTGTCAGTCCTTAGTGTGGGGAATGAAAGACAATTGGAAATGACATCTCTGATCTGCTAAAAGACCCAGGTCGATAGTATGTGCTTGAACTTGATGGCATGGAAATTTTACAGTTACCCATTCTCTCCCAAAGCCCTTTTAGGGGGCAATGCTTGCTTCAGGAGTCTGACATTGTTGTCAGATTACACTTTAGCTCAATCACCTTGGGACTTATTTAGGTCGCATTACTATTTAGTTGTACAAGAGATTTATGATTGGA contains the following coding sequences:
- the LOC114388002 gene encoding phospholipase D zeta 1-like isoform X2, giving the protein MVQDDDEGDDETVPLHTEETHESAKDRDVPSSAALPIIRPALGRQHSIADRAKRAMQGYLNHFLGNISIVNSHEVCKFLEVSKLSFSPEYGPKLKEEYVMVKHLPKIQKDDDSRKCCLSDCFSCCNDNWQKVWAVLKPGFLALLADPFDTQPLDIIVFDVLPASDGNGDGRLSLASEMKERNPLRHSFKVTCGIRSIRIRVKSSSKVKDWVAAINDAGLRPPEGWCHPHRYGSFAPPRGLVEDGSQAQWFIDGRAAFEAIASSIEAAKSEIFICGWWLCPELYLRRPFHTHASSRLDNLLEAKAKQGVQIYILLYKEVALALKINSVYSKKKLLSIHENVRVLRYPDHFSTGVYLWSHHEKLVIIDNHICFIGGLDLCFGRYDTSEHKVGDFPPLIWPGKDYYNPRESEPNSWEDTMKDELEREKYPRMPWHDVHCALWGPPCRDIARHFVQRWNYAKRNKAPYEQAIPLLMPQHHMVIPHYLGRSREIQIASRNIDNHRVLKREDSFSSSSQDQDIPLLLPQESDGLDTHEGDQKLNGVISFSHQLDKPRRISSGLPFSFRKAKIVAVGPDTPMKGFVDDLDSEHDREKMSLDRVAHIDLQSTNPEWWETQERGDQGGFAEESGQVGPLASCRCQVIRSVSQWSAGTSQTEESIHNAYCSLIEKAEYFIYIENQFFISGLSGDEMIRNRVLEALYRRIMRAYNDKKSFRVIVVIPLLPGFQGGLDDSGAASVRAIMHWQYRTICRGQNSILHNLYELLGSKIHDYISFYGLRSYGRLSNGGPVATSQVYVHSKIMIVDDCITLIGSANINDRSLLGSRDSEIGIVLEDREFIGSYMDGKPWKAGKFSLTLRLSLWSEHLGLPIGEVNQIMDPVVESTYRDIWMATAKTNTTIYQDVFSCVPNDLIHTRFSFRQSVAFWKERIGHTTIDLGIAPEKLESYHDGGIKNTDPLERLASLKGHLVSFPLEFMCQESLRPAFNESEYYATQVFH
- the LOC114388002 gene encoding phospholipase D zeta 1-like isoform X1, with product MATEQLMSGGGSRYVQMKSSPPSSPPAAAAEEMSSVPSFRHSGAEANRIFEELPKASIVSVSRPDASDISPMQLSYTIQVQYKQFKWELTKKAHQVFILHFSLKKRAFIEEIHEKQEQVKEWLQNLGIGEHTAMVQDDDEGDDETVPLHTEETHESAKDRDVPSSAALPIIRPALGRQHSIADRAKRAMQGYLNHFLGNISIVNSHEVCKFLEVSKLSFSPEYGPKLKEEYVMVKHLPKIQKDDDSRKCCLSDCFSCCNDNWQKVWAVLKPGFLALLADPFDTQPLDIIVFDVLPASDGNGDGRLSLASEMKERNPLRHSFKVTCGIRSIRIRVKSSSKVKDWVAAINDAGLRPPEGWCHPHRYGSFAPPRGLVEDGSQAQWFIDGRAAFEAIASSIEAAKSEIFICGWWLCPELYLRRPFHTHASSRLDNLLEAKAKQGVQIYILLYKEVALALKINSVYSKKKLLSIHENVRVLRYPDHFSTGVYLWSHHEKLVIIDNHICFIGGLDLCFGRYDTSEHKVGDFPPLIWPGKDYYNPRESEPNSWEDTMKDELEREKYPRMPWHDVHCALWGPPCRDIARHFVQRWNYAKRNKAPYEQAIPLLMPQHHMVIPHYLGRSREIQIASRNIDNHRVLKREDSFSSSSQDQDIPLLLPQESDGLDTHEGDQKLNGVISFSHQLDKPRRISSGLPFSFRKAKIVAVGPDTPMKGFVDDLDSEHDREKMSLDRVAHIDLQSTNPEWWETQERGDQGGFAEESGQVGPLASCRCQVIRSVSQWSAGTSQTEESIHNAYCSLIEKAEYFIYIENQFFISGLSGDEMIRNRVLEALYRRIMRAYNDKKSFRVIVVIPLLPGFQGGLDDSGAASVRAIMHWQYRTICRGQNSILHNLYELLGSKIHDYISFYGLRSYGRLSNGGPVATSQVYVHSKIMIVDDCITLIGSANINDRSLLGSRDSEIGIVLEDREFIGSYMDGKPWKAGKFSLTLRLSLWSEHLGLPIGEVNQIMDPVVESTYRDIWMATAKTNTTIYQDVFSCVPNDLIHTRFSFRQSVAFWKERIGHTTIDLGIAPEKLESYHDGGIKNTDPLERLASLKGHLVSFPLEFMCQESLRPAFNESEYYATQVFH